The stretch of DNA GACCCGCTATCTTGTGAATGACGCCTGTGTATTGCTGGGTAAAACCAATGTGTACGCATCCATCTTCCGGTTTGATGGACAGGTGACGGTTTTTAACTACCGTTATCCCAACGGAGAATATGGCCCCAATTATCGGGACCTGTATCCCGAACCACCTCCACCGGGGTTGGTGCCCAGTTGTGCCGAAGGAGGTGTGCTGGGAGTGCTGCCCGGCATTATAGGCAGCCTGCAGGCTAACGAAACCATTAAAGTCATCACCGGGCTGGGGGAACCCTTGGTAGGGCGTATGTTTGCTCTGGACGCACTGACTTTTCACACCCGCATTTTCCGATTCAAAAAAGACCCCAATAACCCTATCAGCGGGCAGAATCCTACTATTAAAAAACTCATAGATTACGAGCAATTTTGTGGCATACCGCAACAGAAACAGCAAAATCAAAAATCACAGCAAGGCGTGAAAGAAATAACCGTTCAGGAATTAAAGGCAATGCTGGACAATCAGGAGGATTTTCAGCTTATTGATTGCCGCGAGCCCTACGAGTATGAAATAGTCAACCTACAGGGCGAACTGATACCCCTGGGCCAGATTCTGGAGGCTAAAGATCGTATAGCCACAAATAAAAAAGTGGTGATTCATTGTCGCAGCGGACAACGCAGCGCCAATGCTATCAAAGCGCTTGAACAGAAATACGGATTTGAAAACCTTTATAATCTCAAGGGTGGCATTTTAGCATGGGCCGCAGAGATTGATCCAAGCCTGCCTCGCTATTAATTTGCCCCGGATTATCCAAACAACATACCCCAGCCTAATAGGGGTCAGCCATCCATGGCCTACCCGTTTGCTGCTATCTGCAAGAATTCCCAGCTTGCCAGCATAAAGCCGCCGGGCCCGTATGATAAAAAAATGTGTGGCCAACTCTGAAGACACCTCCGCTTCTATCATGCTCTATATACCCTGGAATGGAAATTTCGGTTTAACTTAAACACCACAATAATTCACCTTGCCGCTGATAAGTAAAAACGATATAATTCTGGCCGCACATCTTGACCGGCTGGGGCTACGCTTTACAGCAGATCTGCTGATGCAGGCCTTGGGGCTGAACAAAATGAACCGTCTGTATGAAAAGCTTTCCGGCAAGCAGGGACTTGATTTTCTGGATGCCGCCCTGAAAGAATTGAACATCCGATACATTGTTGCGCCCGATGACTTAAACCATATTCCTGCCAGCGGATCATTCATTACCGTTTCCAATCATCCTTTCGGAATTCTGGACGGTATGCTTCTCATCCGCATCATATCTCAGAAGCGCCCGGATTATAAAGTAATGGCCAACTTTCTCTTACAGCGAGCAGAGCCTGTAAGACATTACTTCATCAGCGTGGATCCTTTTGAAGGACAAAACCGGAAACGACAAGGACGCAACATCAGGGGTTTGAAAGATGCCCTCCAGCATCTTAAATCAGGGGCGCCTTTGGGCATATTCCCCGCCGGAGAGGTTTCTACTTTTCAAAATGGATTCAGGAACATTGGCGACAAAGAGTGGCCTCTCTCTATTATCAAGTTTATCAAGAAAGCGGAACAACCCGTTGTCCCTATTTATTTTCATGGCAGCAACCGTCTGATTTTCCATCTTCTGGGTAAAATACATCCTGCCTT from Chitinophagales bacterium encodes:
- a CDS encoding molybdenum cofactor biosynthesis protein MoeB is translated as MSHSSNNTSESLQFSKEELERYSRHLIIPEFNIEGQRKLKNARVLVIGSGGLGSPALLYLAAAGVGHIGIVDFDKVDASNLQRQVLFTMQDVGRPKVEAAKERLLGLNPYIQITTYNTHLNASNALDIFKDWDIVCDGTDNFPTRYLVNDACVLLGKTNVYASIFRFDGQVTVFNYRYPNGEYGPNYRDLYPEPPPPGLVPSCAEGGVLGVLPGIIGSLQANETIKVITGLGEPLVGRMFALDALTFHTRIFRFKKDPNNPISGQNPTIKKLIDYEQFCGIPQQKQQNQKSQQGVKEITVQELKAMLDNQEDFQLIDCREPYEYEIVNLQGELIPLGQILEAKDRIATNKKVVIHCRSGQRSANAIKALEQKYGFENLYNLKGGILAWAAEIDPSLPRY